In one window of Paludisphaera rhizosphaerae DNA:
- a CDS encoding ABC transporter permease/substrate-binding protein: MRPRRLPFLIARLSACILVAGLVASGCTRAPKPTVIGAKKFTESVILSEIGVLMARLAGVPARRDDLGGTPALWLALTQGDIDAYAEYTGTITRQILRDDPPDLAAALAKHGVRLGRPLGFRNNYALGMRKDVAASLGITKTSDLRDHPELRCGFIHEFLDRPDGWPGLKRRYGLPQANVQGMNHTLAYRAVVEKALDVTEVYTTDGEIAQYDLLVLPDDLNFFPAYEAVWLYREDLEVRRPAVADQLRRLEGRISEEAMQRMNAAVQVDKRDEREVAAEFIRSELGLGSSSGEDTLAGRVTATTLEHLVLVVPSLLAAVLVGIPLGVIAARRPTLGRFVLASAGVIQTIPSLALLLFMIPVMMWLVGRGTGAPPAIAALFLYSLLPVVRNTYAGLTSVPRSLRESAEALGLPPRAVLWRVELPLSAATILAGVRTAAVINVGTATLGGFIGAGGYGRPILRGIDKFDVPLMLEGAIPAAVLALAIEAMFGMIEKRAFLRR; this comes from the coding sequence ATGAGGCCCCGGCGGCTTCCCTTCCTCATCGCCAGGCTCTCCGCTTGCATCCTGGTCGCGGGTCTCGTCGCGTCCGGCTGCACTCGGGCTCCGAAGCCGACCGTGATCGGTGCGAAGAAGTTCACCGAGTCGGTGATCCTCTCCGAGATCGGCGTCCTCATGGCCCGCCTCGCGGGGGTGCCGGCGCGGCGTGACGACCTCGGCGGGACTCCCGCGCTCTGGCTGGCGCTGACCCAGGGCGACATCGACGCCTATGCCGAGTACACCGGCACCATCACTCGGCAGATCCTCAGGGACGATCCGCCGGACCTCGCCGCCGCGCTGGCGAAGCACGGGGTCCGCCTCGGCCGACCGCTCGGCTTCCGCAACAACTACGCGCTCGGCATGCGCAAGGACGTCGCCGCCTCCCTGGGCATCACGAAGACGTCCGACCTCCGCGACCATCCAGAACTGCGGTGCGGCTTCATCCACGAGTTCCTCGATCGGCCCGACGGCTGGCCGGGTTTGAAGCGTCGCTACGGCCTGCCGCAGGCCAACGTCCAGGGGATGAACCATACCCTGGCGTATCGCGCCGTGGTGGAGAAGGCGCTCGACGTGACCGAGGTTTACACCACCGACGGCGAGATCGCGCAGTACGACCTCCTGGTGCTGCCGGACGACCTGAACTTCTTCCCGGCTTACGAGGCGGTCTGGTTGTATCGCGAGGACCTCGAAGTCCGGCGGCCCGCGGTCGCGGACCAGCTCCGTCGGCTGGAAGGCCGCATCTCCGAGGAGGCGATGCAACGGATGAACGCCGCCGTCCAGGTGGACAAGCGCGACGAGCGCGAAGTCGCGGCCGAGTTCATCCGGTCCGAGTTGGGGCTCGGGTCTTCATCGGGCGAGGACACGCTGGCCGGGCGCGTGACGGCCACGACCCTTGAGCACCTGGTCCTCGTCGTCCCGTCACTGCTGGCCGCGGTGCTGGTGGGAATCCCGCTGGGAGTGATCGCCGCCCGCCGACCGACGTTGGGGCGGTTCGTCCTGGCCTCGGCCGGGGTGATCCAGACGATCCCTTCGCTCGCGCTTTTGCTCTTCATGATCCCGGTGATGATGTGGCTGGTGGGGCGGGGGACCGGCGCACCGCCGGCGATCGCCGCCCTGTTCCTCTACAGCCTGCTCCCCGTCGTGCGGAACACATACGCCGGCCTGACGAGCGTCCCCCGATCACTCCGCGAATCGGCCGAGGCGCTCGGGCTGCCGCCGAGGGCCGTGCTCTGGCGCGTCGAGCTCCCCCTCTCAGCCGCGACCATCCTGGCCGGCGTGCGGACGGCCGCCGTGATCAACGTGGGCACGGCCACGCTCGGCGGCTTCATCGGCGCCGGCGGCTACGGCCGTCCCATCCTGCGCGGGATCGACAAGTTCGACGTCCCCCTCATGCTCGAAGGCGCCATCCCAGCCGCCGTGCTGGCCCTGGCCATCGAAGCCATGTTCGGGATGATCGAGAAGCGGGCTTTCCTCAGACGCTAG
- a CDS encoding ATP-binding cassette domain-containing protein has protein sequence MFTLRGVEKSYADRTALGPLSLDLPAGRTTVLIGPSGCGKSTLLRLLIGLVVPDAGEVRFDGEPVTPETIGSVRLRVGYVIQEGGLFPHLTARENVTLMARYLGRDRRWIADRVDELATLARFPAEGLDRYPDQLSGGQRQRVGLMRALMLEPDALLLDEPLGALDPLVRADLQDELRDIFRELGKTVVLVTHDLGEATFFADRVVLLRDGRIVQDGSPADLWRRPADAFVTRFVQAHRAPEIPA, from the coding sequence ATGTTCACGCTGCGAGGCGTCGAGAAATCTTATGCGGACCGGACGGCCCTCGGCCCGCTCTCGCTGGACCTGCCAGCCGGGCGGACGACCGTGCTGATCGGGCCCAGCGGCTGTGGGAAATCAACTCTCCTGCGGCTCCTCATCGGCCTGGTCGTCCCGGACGCCGGGGAAGTCCGCTTCGACGGCGAACCCGTCACGCCCGAGACGATCGGCTCGGTGCGGCTCCGGGTCGGCTACGTGATCCAGGAGGGAGGCCTCTTCCCCCACCTGACGGCGCGCGAAAACGTGACGCTGATGGCGCGTTATCTCGGGAGGGATCGCCGTTGGATCGCGGATCGCGTGGACGAGTTGGCGACGCTGGCCCGCTTTCCCGCCGAGGGGCTCGACCGGTATCCGGATCAGCTCTCGGGCGGGCAACGGCAGCGAGTCGGGCTGATGCGAGCCCTGATGCTGGAACCGGACGCGCTGCTGCTCGACGAGCCGCTCGGCGCGCTCGATCCGCTCGTCCGCGCCGATCTCCAGGACGAACTCCGCGACATCTTCCGCGAGCTGGGCAAGACCGTGGTCCTCGTGACGCACGACCTGGGCGAGGCGACGTTCTTCGCCGACCGGGTCGTCCTCCTCCGCGACGGGCGGATCGTGCAGGATGGGAGCCCGGCCGACCTGTGGCGTCGCCCCGCGGACGCCTTCGTCACCCGCTTCGTCCAGGCCCACAGGGCCCCGGAGATCCCCGCATGA
- the egtD gene encoding L-histidine N(alpha)-methyltransferase — MMNALIATRANKCLRSDVLAGLSLRRKRLPSKYFYDAVGSRLFDRITDLPEYYPTRTEIGIMHANAGAISERCGSRCLLIELGAGSATKVRILLDRLDRAAGYVPVDVSGEHLRAAAATLAADYPYLDIVPVVADFTTRFAVPERPSRRRVVYFPGSTIGNFDPPEADALLRRIAHLVGEGGGLLLGVDLRKDPEVLERAYNDAAGVTAAFNRNLLVRINRELGADFDVQAFRHVAYYNREESRIEMHLVSDSEQQATVGSTTFDFRAGESIHTENSYKYDVAELAVRAGACGLRLDDTWTDARGYFAVLHFTATPTA; from the coding sequence ATGATGAACGCCCTGATCGCAACGCGCGCCAACAAATGCCTCCGATCCGACGTCCTCGCCGGGCTCTCCCTGCGGCGGAAGCGGCTGCCGTCAAAGTATTTCTACGACGCCGTCGGGTCTCGCTTGTTCGACCGCATCACCGACCTCCCCGAGTACTACCCAACGCGCACCGAGATCGGCATCATGCACGCAAACGCCGGGGCGATCTCCGAGCGTTGCGGCTCGCGTTGCCTGCTGATCGAACTCGGCGCCGGCAGCGCGACGAAAGTCCGGATCCTGCTGGATCGGCTCGACCGGGCGGCCGGATACGTGCCGGTGGACGTCTCGGGGGAACACCTCCGCGCGGCCGCCGCGACCCTGGCCGCCGACTATCCGTACCTGGACATCGTCCCCGTCGTCGCTGACTTCACGACCCGGTTCGCAGTCCCCGAGCGGCCCTCGCGGAGGCGCGTGGTCTATTTCCCCGGCTCGACGATCGGCAATTTCGACCCGCCCGAGGCCGACGCCCTCCTCCGACGCATCGCCCACCTCGTCGGCGAAGGGGGAGGGCTGCTGCTGGGCGTCGACCTGCGAAAGGACCCGGAAGTCCTGGAGCGAGCCTACAACGATGCGGCCGGCGTGACCGCCGCATTCAACCGTAACCTTCTCGTCCGAATCAACCGCGAGTTGGGGGCCGACTTCGACGTGCAGGCCTTCCGCCACGTCGCCTACTACAACCGCGAGGAATCGAGGATCGAGATGCACCTCGTGAGCGATTCGGAGCAGCAGGCGACCGTCGGCTCCACGACGTTCGACTTCCGCGCCGGCGAGTCGATCCACACCGAGAACTCATACAAGTACGACGTCGCCGAACTCGCCGTCCGGGCCGGAGCGTGCGGGCTTCGCCTCGATGATACCTGGACCGACGCTCGCGGCTACTTCGCCGTCCTCCACTTCACGGCGACGCCCACGGCCTGA
- the egtB gene encoding ergothioneine biosynthesis protein EgtB, with amino-acid sequence MPGQLLETVARPVLARRFRDTRARTEKLCKPLELEDYQLQSMPDCSPPKWHLAHTAWFFETFILERREPGFRPFHPQFCYLFNSYYNAVGDRWPRPARGLLSRPTVAEIYAYRRSVDERMLSLLESIDDRELAEISPILELGMYHEEQHQELLLTDLKHAFGLNPLRPRYAPPSEAPPAQAARLEWESHPADVRWIGHDGDGFAFDNEGPRHRVFLEAFDFASRPVTNGEYLDFIADDGYSRPDLWLSDGWAAKQAVGWSAPLYWHLEGSERVSFTLRGTRPLDPAEPVCHISYYEADAYARWAGARLPTEFEWEAAVGPREVRGNFLDSERFHPGAAGGSCYGDVWVWTASPYVAYPGYRPAAGALGEYNGKFMCNQMVLRGGSCATPAAHVRLTYRNFFPPDARWQFTGLRLAKDAPA; translated from the coding sequence ATGCCCGGACAGTTGCTCGAAACCGTCGCACGACCTGTCCTGGCTCGGCGTTTCCGCGACACCCGCGCCCGGACCGAAAAGCTATGCAAGCCGTTGGAGTTGGAGGATTATCAGCTTCAGTCGATGCCCGATTGCAGTCCTCCCAAGTGGCACCTGGCCCACACCGCCTGGTTCTTCGAGACGTTCATCCTGGAGCGGCGCGAACCGGGCTTCCGTCCGTTTCATCCCCAGTTTTGCTACCTGTTCAACTCCTACTACAACGCCGTCGGCGACCGTTGGCCGCGTCCCGCGCGGGGGTTGCTGTCGCGTCCCACCGTCGCCGAGATTTACGCCTATCGACGGTCGGTCGACGAACGGATGTTGTCGCTGCTGGAGTCGATCGACGATCGCGAGTTGGCCGAGATCTCCCCGATCCTCGAACTCGGCATGTACCACGAGGAGCAGCACCAGGAGCTGCTGCTCACCGACCTGAAGCACGCCTTCGGGCTGAATCCGCTCCGCCCGCGGTACGCCCCGCCGAGCGAGGCCCCGCCGGCGCAGGCCGCCCGCCTCGAGTGGGAGTCGCACCCGGCGGACGTGCGCTGGATCGGTCATGACGGGGATGGGTTCGCATTCGACAACGAGGGGCCGCGGCATCGCGTGTTCCTGGAGGCGTTCGACTTCGCCTCGCGGCCTGTCACCAACGGCGAGTATCTCGATTTCATCGCCGACGACGGCTACAGCCGCCCGGATCTCTGGCTATCTGACGGTTGGGCGGCGAAGCAGGCCGTCGGCTGGTCCGCGCCGTTGTACTGGCATCTCGAAGGCTCCGAACGCGTCTCCTTTACGCTCCGCGGGACGCGGCCGCTCGACCCGGCCGAGCCGGTCTGCCATATCAGCTACTATGAGGCCGACGCCTACGCCCGCTGGGCGGGCGCTCGCTTGCCGACCGAGTTCGAATGGGAGGCCGCGGTCGGGCCGCGCGAGGTGCGCGGCAACTTCCTCGATTCGGAACGCTTCCACCCGGGCGCGGCCGGAGGGTCGTGCTACGGGGACGTCTGGGTCTGGACCGCCAGCCCTTACGTCGCCTATCCCGGCTACCGGCCGGCCGCCGGCGCGCTGGGCGAATACAACGGCAAGTTCATGTGCAACCAGATGGTCCTCCGCGGCGGCTCGTGCGCCACGCCCGCGGCGCACGTCCGCCTGACGTACCGTAACTTCTTCCCGCCGGACGCCCGCTGGCAATTCACCGGCCTTCGGCTCGCCAAGGACGCCCCAGCATGA
- a CDS encoding SLOG cluster 4 domain-containing protein, with amino-acid sequence MQSLGIVLMCVAAAVCYGIVHDQVTARVCVEYFTVGHPPVFGTDDPTLLGLGWGVIATWWAGLLVGIPLALVARAGSRPRRTVGSLVRPVAGLLAVMAVCAFAAGVVGWLLASAGLVVLVGPIAQELPAERHVPFLADLWAHSASYFFGFAGGVVVMVMVWRSRGRAARVQSTGLDAAADHRSTTGNASLSSAATGGGFDQEARRIEATLPPGPRVAILGSTDFWHADSERTCARIGQLLAGIRGLVLLTGGVEGIGEAVGRSFFRARCESGQEPRVYHVLPEGEEAWDYGETLFAGADMTERREVLGRLSKVFLMVEGGPRAGHEADVAAAHGAVVIPVGRSGGHAAALFGKMSRPPAIDSDAWATLGSNQSTPEEAATAAIRAVQACVDSTS; translated from the coding sequence GTGCAGTCTCTGGGCATCGTGTTGATGTGCGTGGCCGCGGCGGTCTGCTACGGGATCGTTCACGATCAGGTGACGGCCCGGGTGTGCGTCGAGTATTTCACCGTTGGCCATCCGCCGGTGTTCGGCACCGACGACCCGACCCTGCTCGGCCTCGGCTGGGGCGTGATTGCGACGTGGTGGGCCGGCCTGCTGGTTGGGATCCCGTTGGCCCTGGTCGCCCGCGCCGGGTCGCGACCCAGGCGGACGGTCGGGTCGCTGGTTCGGCCGGTCGCCGGGCTGCTCGCCGTCATGGCGGTGTGCGCCTTCGCGGCCGGCGTGGTCGGTTGGCTGCTGGCGTCCGCCGGGCTGGTGGTTCTGGTCGGTCCGATCGCCCAGGAACTGCCGGCCGAAAGGCACGTGCCGTTCCTCGCGGACCTCTGGGCGCACTCGGCCAGCTATTTCTTCGGCTTCGCCGGCGGCGTCGTGGTCATGGTGATGGTGTGGCGCTCGCGGGGCCGAGCGGCCAGGGTTCAGAGCACCGGACTGGACGCGGCCGCCGACCATCGGAGCACGACGGGGAACGCGAGTCTTTCATCGGCGGCGACCGGCGGGGGCTTCGATCAGGAGGCGAGGCGCATTGAAGCGACGCTGCCGCCCGGACCGCGGGTCGCGATTCTGGGGAGCACCGATTTCTGGCATGCCGACAGCGAGCGGACCTGCGCCCGGATCGGCCAGTTGCTCGCAGGCATCCGCGGACTGGTACTGCTGACTGGCGGGGTCGAGGGGATCGGCGAAGCGGTCGGTCGCAGCTTCTTCCGGGCCCGTTGCGAATCCGGACAGGAGCCGCGCGTCTATCACGTACTCCCCGAGGGCGAGGAAGCGTGGGACTACGGTGAGACGCTCTTCGCCGGGGCCGACATGACCGAGCGGCGCGAAGTTCTGGGGCGGCTCTCGAAGGTCTTCTTGATGGTCGAAGGCGGGCCGCGAGCAGGACACGAGGCCGACGTCGCCGCCGCCCACGGCGCGGTCGTCATCCCGGTCGGCCGATCCGGCGGCCATGCCGCTGCCCTGTTCGGCAAAATGAGCCGGCCGCCCGCCATCGACTCCGACGCGTGGGCAACCCTGGGGTCGAATCAATCCACGCCCG